A genomic window from Deltaproteobacteria bacterium IMCC39524 includes:
- a CDS encoding recombinase family protein has translation MPRSVVDLSNIVQLLEQKDVDLVVLDQGIDTTTIYGRLQFNLLASIGEFERGIIRERSKEGREKAIARGVKFGIKAKLSAYEISEMVRLFETDELSKRDICEIFDISRSSVYRLYAEYKQGQIGVCQ, from the coding sequence ATGCCCCGGTCAGTTGTTGATCTCTCTAACATCGTGCAATTGCTTGAGCAGAAGGACGTTGATCTTGTTGTTCTTGACCAGGGAATCGACACAACAACAATTTATGGGAGACTTCAATTCAACCTTTTGGCTTCCATTGGTGAATTTGAAAGGGGCATAATCAGAGAACGGTCAAAAGAGGGTCGCGAGAAAGCGATTGCGCGGGGAGTGAAGTTCGGGATAAAAGCCAAGCTAAGTGCTTATGAAATTTCTGAGATGGTTAGGCTTTTTGAAACTGACGAGCTTAGCAAACGTGACATTTGTGAAATCTTCGATATCAGCAGATCTTCCGTTTACAGACTCTATGCCGAGTATAAACAGGGGCAAATTGGGGTTTGCCAATAA
- a CDS encoding toxin, translating into MSSYTYHPTVCFQSKLIKIQKQDPPGFLRINKVIERLLHNPDDADGRMRGTHHSRFKKYVGRGDYRLIYEWCAICRKASKKLEDRCEKCDEIDDNSVVFFDVFHKNEA; encoded by the coding sequence ATGTCATCGTATACCTACCATCCAACGGTTTGTTTCCAAAGCAAGCTAATCAAAATCCAAAAGCAAGACCCTCCAGGATTTTTACGAATCAACAAAGTCATTGAACGCCTGCTTCATAACCCCGATGATGCTGATGGTCGAATGCGTGGCACTCATCATAGCCGCTTCAAGAAGTATGTTGGACGTGGAGACTATCGGCTAATTTATGAGTGGTGTGCGATCTGTCGCAAAGCAAGTAAAAAGCTAGAAGACCGCTGTGAAAAGTGTGACGAGATAGACGATAATAGCGTCGTCTTCTTTGATGTTTTTCACAAGAATGAAGCCTGA
- a CDS encoding ribonuclease HII, which yields MVLFPELEQSTLFFEAMARRQGYQAVAGIDEAGRGPLAGPVVAAAVILPEHFELPGLNDSKQISEKKRNELYPLIHEQAIAVGIGVSRADEVDQINILQATLKGMNRAVARLSVPPDFLLVDGITPVPTLIEQKTLKKGDSRSLSIAAASVVAKVVRDRIMVAYDRLFPEYGFAGHKGYGSQKHRDAVAKYGPCICHRRSFAGVKEHCEGP from the coding sequence ATGGTACTATTCCCCGAGTTAGAACAATCCACCCTTTTTTTTGAAGCCATGGCTCGACGTCAGGGCTATCAGGCCGTTGCCGGTATCGACGAGGCCGGTCGAGGTCCCTTGGCCGGGCCTGTGGTTGCAGCTGCAGTCATCCTCCCGGAACATTTCGAGCTCCCTGGCCTGAACGATTCCAAACAGATCTCTGAGAAAAAGCGCAACGAACTTTACCCCTTGATCCATGAGCAGGCCATTGCTGTAGGGATTGGTGTCAGTCGGGCTGATGAAGTCGACCAGATTAATATCCTGCAGGCGACCTTGAAGGGGATGAATCGTGCCGTCGCGCGACTCTCTGTCCCTCCTGATTTTCTCCTCGTAGATGGGATTACCCCTGTTCCGACCCTGATTGAACAGAAGACCCTGAAAAAGGGGGACTCACGTTCACTCTCTATTGCCGCGGCTTCAGTCGTTGCCAAGGTGGTGCGTGACCGGATCATGGTCGCCTACGATCGACTTTTCCCAGAGTACGGTTTTGCCGGGCATAAGGGCTACGGCAGTCAGAAACATCGTGATGCGGTCGCCAAATATGGTCCCTGTATCTGCCACCGGCGCTCCTTTGCCGGTGTCAAAGAGCATTGTGAGGGGCCATGA
- a CDS encoding YraN family protein gives MTQERLTLGRQGEEAAARYLQNQGMKIVERNLRTPVGEIDLVVKSKRILAFVEVKTRRGSAFGSPGEAVGPRKQRQIVQTAKWYLNNKPHKGLQPRFDVIAITVSGESFQVDYIPDAFEA, from the coding sequence ATGACCCAGGAACGCTTAACTCTGGGACGGCAAGGCGAGGAGGCCGCTGCCCGATATCTGCAAAACCAGGGCATGAAGATTGTTGAACGTAATCTGCGCACTCCGGTCGGAGAAATTGACCTGGTGGTTAAAAGCAAACGCATCCTGGCTTTTGTCGAGGTGAAAACCCGTCGTGGTTCAGCCTTTGGCTCACCCGGCGAGGCGGTGGGGCCACGTAAGCAGCGGCAGATTGTGCAGACCGCCAAATGGTATTTAAACAACAAGCCGCACAAGGGCTTGCAGCCCCGCTTCGATGTGATTGCCATCACCGTGTCCGGCGAGTCTTTTCAGGTTGATTATATCCCCGACGCTTTTGAAGCCTGA
- a CDS encoding NAD(+) synthase produces MLLRELGMIRVAAVSPALKVADVAFNLAAIEEATLQAADQGVQLLVFPELAMTGYSCGDLFYQQSLLEKVREGLTTLTTLSEQTGMILIVGAPVRQSGRLFNAAVVMSHGRICGVVPKTFLPNTQEFYEERWFSSAFDLVDDQLAWLDEAPPFGTDLLFDVDGMPDCLFGIEVCEDAWVANPPSGAMAAAGATLLINLSASPEILGKCSYRRALVESQSARCLSAYLYASAGPGESSTDLVFSGHSLVAEYGQILAETERFQFASQMAVADIDVQRLVHERLRNNSYAASMTDQDFLLVPVEVTERQADDLMRPIAKTPFVPIDLAERQGRCEEIFAIQTTGLMKRLMHTGSQKVVLGISGGLDSTLALLVTVKAFDRLKWSRNDILAVTMPGFGTTARTKGNAETLAAELGVDLRMISIDAAVHQHFADIGQNPDKHDITYENSQARERTQILMDLANQVGGLVVGTGDLSELALGWATYNGDHMSMYGVNASVPKTLVRYLIEWCAEAEFSGKTAEVLHDVCATPVSPELLPPDEDGAISQKTEDHVGPYELHDFFLFQVVRNQFAPRKILDLACRAFAGDYSQAEILKWLKLFYSRFFAQQFKRSCLPDGPKVGSVSLSPRGDWRMPSDASANLWLEELDQIAAAAVEKDF; encoded by the coding sequence ATGTTACTGCGTGAGTTGGGGATGATTCGGGTGGCGGCGGTTTCCCCGGCATTGAAGGTTGCCGACGTTGCTTTTAACCTGGCTGCGATTGAAGAGGCGACTCTGCAGGCCGCGGACCAAGGCGTGCAACTTCTGGTCTTCCCCGAACTTGCCATGACCGGTTATTCCTGCGGCGATCTCTTTTATCAGCAGAGCTTGTTGGAAAAGGTGCGCGAGGGACTTACAACGCTGACCACCTTAAGCGAACAAACCGGTATGATTCTCATCGTCGGCGCCCCGGTTCGTCAATCCGGACGGCTTTTCAACGCAGCAGTGGTTATGAGCCATGGCCGTATCTGCGGTGTGGTGCCGAAAACCTTTCTCCCTAACACGCAAGAATTTTATGAAGAGCGCTGGTTCTCCAGTGCCTTCGACCTGGTCGATGACCAGCTGGCGTGGCTGGACGAAGCTCCTCCCTTTGGGACCGACCTCCTCTTTGATGTCGATGGTATGCCTGACTGTCTCTTCGGGATCGAGGTTTGCGAGGATGCCTGGGTGGCCAACCCGCCGAGTGGAGCCATGGCCGCCGCCGGCGCAACGCTCCTGATTAATCTTTCCGCAAGCCCCGAAATTCTCGGTAAGTGTTCATACCGGCGAGCCCTGGTTGAGTCTCAGTCCGCACGCTGTCTGAGCGCCTATCTCTATGCGTCGGCGGGGCCGGGCGAATCCAGCACCGACCTGGTCTTCTCCGGCCATTCCCTGGTCGCTGAATATGGCCAGATTCTCGCTGAAACCGAACGCTTTCAATTTGCCTCGCAGATGGCTGTTGCTGATATTGATGTTCAGCGCCTGGTCCATGAGCGTTTGCGCAATAACAGTTACGCAGCCAGTATGACCGATCAGGACTTTCTGCTGGTGCCTGTCGAGGTGACCGAGCGTCAAGCTGATGATCTTATGCGACCGATCGCCAAGACGCCTTTTGTGCCGATTGATCTTGCCGAACGCCAGGGGCGCTGCGAAGAAATTTTTGCCATTCAGACGACAGGCCTGATGAAACGTCTGATGCACACCGGCAGCCAGAAGGTTGTTCTCGGAATCTCCGGTGGTTTGGATTCCACCTTGGCCTTGCTGGTTACGGTCAAGGCCTTCGATCGCTTGAAATGGTCACGCAACGATATTCTCGCGGTCACTATGCCTGGTTTTGGGACCACTGCCAGAACCAAAGGCAATGCCGAAACTCTTGCTGCAGAGCTTGGTGTCGATTTGCGTATGATCAGTATCGATGCAGCTGTTCATCAACATTTTGCAGATATCGGCCAGAACCCTGACAAACACGACATCACCTACGAGAATTCGCAGGCCCGTGAGCGCACCCAGATTCTCATGGATCTGGCCAATCAGGTCGGTGGCCTTGTGGTCGGTACGGGGGATTTGTCGGAACTGGCCCTTGGCTGGGCGACCTATAACGGCGACCACATGTCGATGTACGGGGTCAACGCCTCGGTACCGAAAACCCTGGTGCGTTACCTGATCGAATGGTGTGCTGAAGCCGAGTTCAGCGGCAAAACGGCAGAGGTGCTGCACGACGTCTGTGCCACGCCCGTGTCCCCGGAACTCCTGCCGCCCGATGAAGATGGAGCTATCAGCCAGAAAACCGAGGACCATGTCGGTCCATACGAACTACACGATTTTTTCCTTTTCCAGGTGGTCCGCAACCAGTTTGCACCACGCAAGATCCTCGATCTCGCTTGTCGTGCCTTTGCTGGAGACTACTCTCAGGCAGAGATTCTCAAATGGCTGAAGCTCTTCTATAGCCGCTTCTTTGCACAGCAGTTCAAACGCTCTTGTCTACCCGATGGACCGAAGGTCGGAAGCGTCTCATTGTCACCGCGTGGTGATTGGCGTATGCCGAGTGATGCCAGCGCTAACCTCTGGCTGGAAGAGCTGGATCAGATCGCTGCAGCTGCCGTAGAAAAGGATTTCTGA
- the rsmI gene encoding 16S rRNA (cytidine(1402)-2'-O)-methyltransferase, with protein sequence MIEEQGGPPTGTLYIVATPIGNLEDMTYRAVRILGEVDLVAAEDTRHSRKLFAHFGIKKPLISYHDHNERQRQEMLVERLQNGENIALISDAGTPCIADPGYRLIASCYDAGIRVVPIPGPSATITALSAAGVGTDRFAFEGYLPQKTKARKDLFRQLNGEQRTLVFYEAPHRLSATLSDMVEIFGSERQIVVARELTKLHEEFFRGDISAAVARFEREPARGELVLILPPSTQGPQMNVREALRQLLNEGDLSRRDAVKLIAKEYGLPSSDVYRESLSLAEEEDI encoded by the coding sequence ATGATTGAAGAGCAGGGCGGGCCTCCAACAGGAACTCTCTATATTGTTGCCACGCCGATCGGCAACCTCGAGGATATGACCTATAGAGCCGTCAGGATTCTCGGCGAGGTCGACTTGGTCGCGGCAGAAGATACCAGGCACAGTCGTAAGCTGTTTGCCCATTTCGGTATAAAGAAGCCGTTGATTTCATATCACGATCACAACGAACGGCAGCGGCAGGAGATGCTGGTTGAGAGGTTGCAAAACGGGGAAAATATTGCTCTGATCAGCGATGCGGGAACGCCTTGTATTGCAGACCCCGGTTACCGCCTGATCGCTTCCTGTTACGATGCCGGAATCCGGGTCGTACCGATTCCCGGTCCCTCGGCAACGATTACGGCCTTGAGCGCCGCCGGGGTGGGCACTGATCGTTTCGCTTTTGAGGGTTACCTGCCGCAAAAAACCAAGGCCCGGAAAGATCTGTTCCGTCAATTGAATGGGGAACAGAGGACTCTGGTGTTTTATGAAGCACCACATCGATTGTCAGCCACCCTCTCTGACATGGTCGAAATCTTTGGTTCAGAACGTCAAATCGTTGTTGCACGCGAGTTGACCAAGCTGCACGAAGAGTTTTTCCGGGGGGATATTTCCGCCGCAGTGGCTCGATTTGAACGTGAGCCGGCTCGTGGTGAACTGGTTCTGATCCTTCCACCGAGCACTCAAGGACCGCAGATGAACGTGCGTGAGGCTTTGCGGCAATTGCTCAATGAAGGTGATTTGTCGCGACGTGATGCCGTTAAACTGATTGCCAAGGAATATGGCCTGCCGAGCAGCGATGTGTATCGCGAGAGTCTCAGCTTGGCCGAGGAAGAGGACATCTAA
- a CDS encoding response regulator, with translation MAEQKRILLVDDHKTVFRLLAAIVRIKGYELIYAESGQQGIVMARQELPDLILLDVMMPDIDGFKVCQYLKENPETKDIPVMFLTARGAEGDLKTGRKAGADGFMTKPFQTREVLKQIEKLLDGERS, from the coding sequence ATGGCTGAGCAGAAAAGAATTCTGCTGGTAGATGATCACAAGACTGTTTTTCGTCTGTTGGCGGCGATTGTTCGCATCAAGGGCTACGAGCTGATATACGCGGAGAGTGGCCAGCAGGGGATCGTTATGGCGCGCCAGGAGCTGCCAGATTTGATCCTGCTTGATGTCATGATGCCTGATATCGACGGTTTTAAAGTTTGTCAGTATCTCAAGGAAAACCCGGAGACAAAAGACATCCCGGTCATGTTTCTAACGGCAAGAGGTGCTGAGGGTGACCTGAAGACAGGACGTAAGGCCGGAGCTGATGGTTTTATGACCAAACCGTTTCAGACGAGAGAGGTTCTTAAACAGATAGAAAAACTTCTCGATGGCGAGCGCAGTTAG
- a CDS encoding acylphosphatase, giving the protein MKKVRAELKIHGRVQGVFYRQSTKETAVRLALTGWVRNCPDGSVEAVFEGEKAVVDQAIEWCRQGPPAARVTDVVVSWKDFDGGLDGFEARR; this is encoded by the coding sequence ATGAAAAAAGTCCGCGCAGAGCTCAAGATTCATGGCCGCGTACAAGGCGTTTTTTATCGTCAATCAACCAAGGAAACCGCCGTTCGGCTCGCTTTAACCGGATGGGTCAGGAATTGTCCAGACGGTTCCGTTGAAGCGGTCTTTGAAGGTGAGAAAGCTGTTGTCGACCAGGCGATTGAATGGTGCAGACAAGGTCCTCCTGCGGCTCGAGTTACTGATGTCGTTGTGAGCTGGAAGGACTTCGATGGAGGACTTGACGGATTTGAGGCTCGACGCTGA
- the ligA gene encoding NAD-dependent DNA ligase LigA — protein sequence MIDLFTQQRHTDLCTEIKRHNQLYYNQDQPEISDAEYDALFRELQEIESQFPDLITPDSPSQKVGAPLTQKFAPSPHVVPMLSLKNAKNAEEFHDFDTSLRKTFLARSEELEYACEMKLDGVAIELTYEKGQLIKASTRGDGFVGEDITENVRTIADIPHKLKAPYPDVLDARGEIYIDLADFQALNRAQEEAGDKTFANPRNAAAGSLRQLDAKITAQRPLRIFCYGVGRMQGIVTATQIETLQLLEKLGLRVNLEHTIPALGADKVVDTFRRLQEQRDSLPFEIDGVVVKVNDTALQEELGMVSRSPRWAIALKFPPRQEQTLVEDIGLQVGRTGAITPVAYLKPVIVSGVTVSRASLHNWDEIERLDIRVGDHVIVERAGDVIPDVVKVLTEKRTGKERQIPLPTECPECKAHVQKKPGEVVPRCNNPRCPAQAIESFKHFVSRDAMDIESLGEKQLSQLLTANKIKDFADLYLIDKEAMFAMERMGDTLAEKLLRSIEASKTQPLSRLLFGLGIRHVGKNTAKILAKRFASLDELAKCSTEQLIAIHEIGDKVAESIVDYFNNPEKILLLEKLQEAGVKPQTEAVIQQDGPLTGKTFVITGTLSRWSRKEAEELVEKAGGRAAGSVSKKTDYVLAGENAGSKLTKAEKLGVKVLDETTFAQLVGVAL from the coding sequence ATGATCGACCTTTTCACCCAACAACGCCACACCGATCTCTGTACAGAGATCAAACGCCACAACCAGCTCTATTACAACCAGGATCAACCGGAGATCAGCGATGCTGAATATGACGCTCTTTTCCGCGAGCTACAGGAGATTGAATCGCAGTTTCCTGACCTGATCACACCTGACTCGCCGAGTCAGAAGGTCGGCGCACCGCTCACGCAAAAGTTTGCTCCTTCACCACATGTTGTACCGATGCTCTCTCTTAAAAATGCCAAGAACGCCGAAGAGTTTCACGACTTTGACACCAGCTTGCGCAAAACCTTCCTGGCCCGTTCCGAAGAGCTTGAATACGCCTGCGAGATGAAGCTTGACGGTGTGGCTATAGAGCTGACTTATGAGAAGGGCCAGCTGATAAAAGCCAGCACCCGTGGTGATGGTTTTGTGGGCGAGGATATCACCGAAAACGTCAGGACGATTGCCGACATCCCACACAAGCTGAAAGCACCCTATCCTGACGTCCTCGATGCACGTGGCGAGATCTATATCGACCTGGCAGACTTCCAGGCCCTGAACAGGGCACAGGAAGAAGCCGGAGACAAGACCTTTGCCAACCCGCGCAATGCTGCAGCCGGCAGCCTGCGCCAACTCGATGCAAAGATTACCGCGCAGCGCCCGCTGCGAATCTTCTGTTACGGAGTCGGCCGCATGCAGGGCATCGTGACTGCAACCCAGATTGAAACTCTGCAATTACTGGAAAAACTTGGCCTTCGCGTGAACCTGGAGCACACGATTCCTGCCCTGGGCGCCGATAAGGTGGTCGACACTTTCAGAAGACTTCAGGAACAACGCGACAGCCTGCCCTTCGAGATTGATGGTGTGGTCGTCAAGGTTAACGACACGGCTTTGCAGGAAGAGCTCGGCATGGTCAGTCGTTCGCCAAGATGGGCGATTGCCCTGAAGTTCCCACCGCGCCAGGAACAGACTTTGGTCGAAGACATAGGCCTTCAGGTCGGCCGCACCGGCGCCATCACCCCTGTGGCCTACCTGAAGCCGGTCATCGTCAGCGGCGTTACGGTCTCCCGGGCCAGCCTGCACAACTGGGATGAAATCGAGCGTCTCGACATTCGCGTGGGCGACCATGTCATTGTCGAGCGTGCCGGGGATGTCATCCCTGATGTTGTCAAAGTCCTTACAGAAAAGCGCACCGGCAAAGAGCGTCAGATTCCCCTGCCGACAGAATGCCCTGAATGCAAGGCCCATGTGCAAAAAAAACCGGGCGAAGTCGTACCACGCTGCAACAATCCTCGTTGCCCCGCCCAGGCCATTGAGAGCTTTAAGCATTTCGTCTCACGCGACGCCATGGACATAGAGAGCCTTGGTGAAAAGCAACTATCGCAGCTGCTCACTGCCAACAAGATCAAGGACTTCGCCGACCTGTACCTGATCGACAAAGAGGCGATGTTCGCCATGGAGCGTATGGGCGACACTCTTGCGGAAAAGCTGTTACGTTCCATTGAGGCCAGCAAGACCCAGCCCCTTTCAAGGCTCCTCTTCGGGCTCGGCATTCGTCACGTCGGCAAGAACACCGCCAAGATCCTGGCCAAGCGTTTTGCCTCCTTGGACGAACTGGCAAAGTGCAGCACTGAACAATTGATCGCCATTCACGAGATCGGTGACAAGGTCGCCGAATCGATCGTCGATTATTTCAATAACCCCGAGAAGATACTCCTGCTGGAGAAGCTGCAAGAGGCCGGGGTCAAACCGCAGACAGAAGCCGTAATCCAACAGGACGGCCCCTTGACCGGAAAGACTTTCGTTATCACCGGCACCCTGTCGAGGTGGTCGCGCAAAGAAGCCGAAGAATTGGTCGAAAAGGCCGGCGGCCGAGCCGCCGGCTCGGTCAGCAAAAAAACCGATTACGTGCTGGCCGGGGAAAATGCCGGCAGCAAACTGACTAAAGCGGAAAAGCTTGGCGTTAAAGTCCTTGATGAAACGACTTTCGCCCAGCTGGTGGGGGTCGCACTATGA
- a CDS encoding CNNM domain-containing protein has translation MTTDQWLHVLGLLVLFVFSAFFSSSETALMSMDRLRVKYLAEKARPSAKSLETLLSKPDDLLSAILVGNNLVNIMISVFATALFLDLFGKGGELMTILILTPLLLIFSEVCPKTYAATYPEKLSFRVLHPIRFFMWMLRPVTAVVSGVSRILTHFLRGEDQTPLISEDEIRSIIEFGEESGVVAEDQRRMLHGIFDLSQSRVRDVMVPRTEVVGISVDAAFKDVVQLTAQARHSRFPVYDGDLDNVVGVIHSKDVLSYLEKPDQFSLRELARPPYFVPEAKPIEALMQAFRRKHLHLAMVVDEYGGVEGICTLEDIVEEIVGEIHDEYDEEDILVKPLGVNLYLVDGSAAIRYINRRFGLSLSEEHVNTLAGFLLNSLGSIPEVGAHCEVDGVLFTVREVEDRRIEQIEVQLPGHKDQKGP, from the coding sequence ATGACCACAGATCAATGGCTGCACGTCCTGGGACTCTTAGTCCTCTTTGTCTTCTCGGCCTTTTTTTCCAGTTCTGAAACAGCGCTCATGTCGATGGACCGCTTACGGGTCAAGTACCTGGCAGAAAAGGCGCGCCCTAGTGCCAAGAGTCTGGAGACACTTCTTTCCAAGCCTGACGATTTGCTGAGCGCCATTCTGGTCGGCAACAACCTGGTCAACATCATGATCTCGGTTTTTGCAACAGCTCTTTTTCTCGATCTGTTCGGGAAGGGGGGCGAATTAATGACAATTCTTATTTTGACCCCGCTGTTGCTGATTTTCTCGGAAGTCTGCCCCAAGACGTACGCAGCGACTTACCCGGAGAAACTCTCTTTCCGAGTGCTGCACCCGATCCGTTTCTTCATGTGGATGTTACGTCCGGTGACTGCCGTGGTCAGCGGTGTTTCACGTATCTTGACTCACTTCCTCAGGGGAGAAGATCAGACCCCTTTGATCTCCGAAGATGAAATCCGGTCAATTATCGAGTTCGGTGAAGAATCGGGGGTTGTCGCTGAAGATCAACGCCGTATGCTGCACGGCATTTTTGACCTTTCGCAGAGTCGCGTACGCGACGTCATGGTGCCGCGCACAGAGGTTGTCGGCATCTCTGTTGATGCAGCTTTTAAGGACGTTGTGCAGTTGACTGCTCAGGCCCGACATTCGCGTTTCCCCGTCTACGATGGTGATCTGGATAACGTGGTGGGTGTTATTCATTCCAAAGATGTTCTGAGTTATCTCGAAAAGCCGGATCAGTTCTCATTGCGTGAACTGGCTCGACCTCCATACTTTGTCCCTGAAGCCAAGCCTATTGAAGCCCTGATGCAGGCCTTTCGTCGCAAGCACCTGCACCTTGCCATGGTTGTTGATGAGTATGGCGGGGTCGAGGGGATCTGCACTCTTGAAGATATTGTCGAAGAGATTGTCGGTGAGATCCATGATGAGTACGATGAGGAGGATATCCTTGTCAAACCTCTTGGCGTAAATCTTTATCTTGTGGATGGCAGCGCCGCAATCCGTTACATCAACAGGCGCTTCGGGTTAAGTCTCTCCGAAGAGCATGTCAACACCCTGGCGGGTTTCCTGCTCAACTCTCTGGGGAGTATCCCTGAGGTTGGTGCGCACTGTGAGGTCGATGGCGTTCTCTTTACCGTTCGCGAGGTTGAGGACCGGAGGATTGAGCAAATTGAGGTGCAGCTTCCTGGTCATAAAGACCAGAAAGGGCCGTGA
- a CDS encoding division/cell wall cluster transcriptional repressor MraZ encodes MGFQGVYYNSIDAKGRASIPAKFREQLKENNQEDILVVTQDRCGIVAYPLSEWEGFLEKFAQLPNDQFREDLYFTTVTPATHCTFDKQGRIQLPQSLREYCQLDTDGVRDVVIVGGAQKIQIWNKTRYIEMLAEAEQRLAEDRQKRFDLGL; translated from the coding sequence ATGGGATTTCAGGGCGTTTATTACAATTCAATCGATGCAAAGGGGCGGGCCAGTATTCCAGCCAAGTTCCGCGAGCAGCTGAAAGAGAACAACCAGGAAGATATTCTGGTTGTCACTCAGGACCGTTGCGGTATCGTCGCCTACCCGCTCTCCGAATGGGAGGGCTTCCTCGAAAAATTCGCACAACTTCCGAACGACCAGTTTCGTGAAGACCTCTATTTTACAACCGTCACTCCCGCAACACATTGCACCTTTGATAAGCAGGGCCGAATCCAGTTGCCGCAATCCTTGCGAGAGTATTGCCAGTTGGATACGGACGGCGTGCGTGATGTTGTCATCGTCGGTGGCGCGCAAAAAATCCAGATCTGGAACAAGACACGATATATCGAAATGCTCGCCGAAGCTGAGCAGCGTCTGGCTGAGGATCGACAGAAGCGTTTCGACTTGGGGCTTTAG
- the rsmH gene encoding 16S rRNA (cytosine(1402)-N(4))-methyltransferase RsmH: MSSGGFKHVSVMAEEVMQYLQPHSGGVYLDGTLGGAGHARLILEASSPDGVLIGMDRDTEALAAAQRELASFGERVVLRQGNFSDMCTQLDQLEIAAVDGILLDLGVSSHQIDSPERGFSFREDGPLDMRMNPKEGVSAATVVAETEADELKRIFRDYGEERWAGKIARAIVTDREKTPFVTTLQLADLISRVVPAGRGPQRIHPATRVFQALRIHVNGELDNLRTALDTVWLRLKTGGRLVVISFHSLEDRMVKQAFRALATGCVCPPRFAVCACGEQPSVRVLTRKAVRATESETENNPRARSAVLRAMEKLPAKGE, translated from the coding sequence ATGTCTTCGGGTGGGTTCAAGCATGTGTCGGTGATGGCCGAAGAGGTGATGCAATACCTTCAGCCACATAGCGGCGGTGTTTACCTGGACGGCACCCTTGGTGGTGCAGGTCATGCCCGGTTGATTCTCGAGGCGAGTTCTCCCGATGGTGTGTTGATTGGCATGGACCGAGATACGGAAGCTCTTGCTGCAGCGCAGAGAGAATTGGCTTCTTTTGGTGAACGAGTTGTTTTGCGACAGGGGAATTTCTCAGACATGTGTACGCAGCTCGACCAGTTGGAGATTGCTGCTGTTGATGGGATCCTGCTGGACCTGGGCGTTTCTTCCCATCAGATCGATAGCCCGGAGCGCGGGTTCTCTTTTCGCGAGGACGGGCCGCTTGATATGCGAATGAATCCGAAAGAGGGCGTCTCTGCCGCAACAGTGGTTGCAGAAACTGAGGCGGATGAATTGAAAAGGATCTTTCGTGATTATGGTGAAGAGCGTTGGGCCGGAAAGATCGCCCGGGCCATCGTCACAGATCGTGAGAAAACGCCCTTTGTAACAACCCTGCAGTTGGCGGACCTGATCAGTCGGGTCGTGCCGGCAGGCAGGGGGCCGCAGCGGATTCACCCGGCGACCCGGGTTTTTCAGGCGCTGCGTATTCATGTGAATGGCGAGCTTGATAACTTGCGTACTGCTCTGGATACCGTATGGCTGCGCTTGAAGACCGGTGGCCGCCTGGTCGTGATCAGCTTCCATTCTTTGGAAGATCGCATGGTCAAACAAGCCTTTCGCGCCCTGGCAACCGGGTGTGTCTGCCCGCCGCGTTTCGCTGTTTGCGCTTGTGGAGAACAACCGTCGGTTCGCGTACTGACCCGTAAAGCCGTGCGTGCCACAGAATCAGAAACAGAAAACAACCCTCGAGCGCGCAGTGCAGTTTTGCGGGCCATGGAAAAACTCCCGGCGAAAGGGGAATAA
- the ftsL gene encoding cell division protein FtsL, with product MPDAIARALPKINGFTLRRPNLLPVLGFISLLLMVSLFFVWSRVQVTSLEYEMSQLESKLRGLRQEASNLSLEAASLRDPERIERVARKELNLRLPSSEQVITVD from the coding sequence ATGCCTGATGCTATAGCAAGAGCTTTACCGAAGATTAATGGATTTACTCTGCGTCGACCGAACCTGCTTCCGGTGCTCGGTTTTATTTCCCTTTTACTGATGGTCTCGTTGTTCTTCGTCTGGTCCCGTGTTCAGGTGACCAGCCTGGAATATGAGATGTCGCAACTGGAGAGCAAGTTACGCGGCCTGCGTCAGGAAGCGAGCAACCTCTCCCTGGAAGCCGCCAGCCTGAGAGATCCCGAACGGATTGAGCGGGTGGCACGAAAAGAACTGAACTTGCGCCTGCCTTCGTCCGAGCAGGTGATAACGGTGGATTGA